DNA from Candidatus Nitrospira nitrificans:
GGTCTCATAATCAGTTTTTCTCCATCACCACGTATTCATAATCTTGAGATACATCTATTTCTGAATCTCAATCAAGCAATAACCGTACCGACCTTCTCACCGGTGAATTTATGTAAGTGCCTGCATTTTCACTGTAAGATTAACAAAGTTCCTACGTTGTCCTACTGTAGGAAATCCATATGGGAGGGCAAACCCTACACTCCAATACACACAACAGGATTTGAAATGTCTTACGCAGCAGCGTTCAGTTATTGATCCGAGTGACGTTTCCTCGAAAACGACGACAGGGAGTCACGCTTCTGATGGACCGTCCGTGTGGCACGGCAAATAGTTGGGAGAAACGCGTCGGCCTGATGTGGGTGCGGACACGAGTGAGCGGGGTTCCGACGAAGAGAACCCGCGCACCCATTTCATGTAATGCGTCGCGCAGCTGTGCTCACTCGCCCTGTATCTCGGAATCGGACATCGCCTTGAGGAGTTCGTCCGCCACAGCCTGGGACTCGCGGGCTGGTCATCGAGAATGTTGATCATCTTGTGGTTCCTGCATCGCAACACTACGCCGGTCGGATGACTCACCCAAGGCCGTCCAGCCCCCCGAGGCCCGTCGGCTTCTTAGTCCAGCTCGAACCGCGCATTGGGTCGTTGATCCGCATTTCATCCTTTTCCAGGTCTACATCGAGTTCTACAGCACATCCGAAAATGCAATGATGGTTGCAAAGCTAGATAACCGTGTCGGTCTAGGACCCCATGGCCATCATCAAGAAAATAGATCAGCTTCGACACCCAACCCTCCCTATAGTGCTACAGATTCTGTCGCACACTCTGTTCGAGAAGGTACCTAACGAGCGAATAGGTCCCTGGCTTAACATGGATGGATTTACCTTCATAAGCAGATGGACTCCACATGAATATCCTTGAATTAAACCAGTAGAAACATGGCCTGAACCTTGCATTCACACTGTACTGGAACTGGAACCATGACGGCCTTTATTAATAGAATCGTACGTCAAAAGTTATCGCTCAATAGGACATAAGCGCTGAATACGCAAGGTCACGAGGAGGAGAATTCATGTCTAATCGCCATCTCGCAATTCATCGAGTAACCAAATTTCTAGTATGGGCGACTCTGTCGCTTGCTTGGGACGCACACGTAAACGCGGAAGAAAGGCGATGCAACGAATTAGGCGCCAACTGCATTTGCTCTGAGCCGTTCAACACAAATTCCTATACGGTCAACAGCGGATCCTGGTACAACCCAGCTGATTCTACAATCAAGGAATGCCTTTCATCGGGCGTCAGCCCAGGAGGGCCGCTTGAGCAGCTTGGTGGAGGCGCCTTTTCGGCAGGCATGAACACTCCCAGTAGTGGAGAAGCGATCAATGCACTTCCATCAGGTCACACTAACAACTATGTGCTCGCTGCGAATGAGGGACGGGGGTTTGGCTTCATCGGCGGCAAGATGCCACCAGGAACACCGACGGCCCGTGTAGCTGTACGTTTTTATAAATACTGGTCGACGAATTATGCCTGGGTTGGTGGGTCGTGCCTTAACAGTAATAAGCTCGCCGAATTTGGGTATAGAGGTGCTGGCACTATGGGGCCTATTTTCACAGAAACCGCAGGTACTTGGGCATTTTATGGAGTGACCAATAGCGGGGGAATCTGGAACCAGTACAGCGAATGTTGCTCTAAGGGGCCTGGAGGCGCGTCTGGACCTTCTTTATCGAGCATTCGCGGGAAATGGCTTCGCATCGAGATCATCCTTCACAATGCGGCACCCTCAGGGGCGGCGACAACCTGGGAGGTATATCTCAAGAATGTCACGGATAACACCTCGGAAATAAAGATTATCGACTCATCAATCCCAACGGCGATGTCAGAGGGTGGGTTAGCGAACTGGACCTCCGCCAACGCCACATCATTACATCCAGGCAATCTCATTAATGAAATATCTGTTAACGGATTTCGTAACGGCAGCTGCCCCGGCTATTCCGCCGTGTCACATTACTTAGCCGCCGCCTGGTCCACTGATGCAGGACAACGCATTGGGGCAGCCACGGAAATTGAAGGGGGCGGAGGTGGAGGAAATATAACGCCCCCTCCTCCACCTGCAAATCTCAGAGTAAGTATGTTAATGGGGCAATAAGGAACTACCGCAGCACACCGAAGCAGGTCTCGACTCACAGGCTGAGAGGCCTGCTTCGGCAACGTCAAAGATCCACTACGACTGAGAGAGTTTTTGACTAGAGCCGTTGACTTCTTCGGCTGCACGGATGACCCGCGATCGCTCAATGAACGCTACGATCGATGCTCATTGTAACCCACGCACCAAGTTTCGATGCCGGCTGCGTCTCTGCGGCAAGAATAGCGTACGCTCAAACCCCTGTTTCCTAGCTCGGTACACGACTCGATGAAGACGTTCACCGGGGGATACACGAGGAGTGGGTCTATCGATGGATGCTTAACTGTCTCGCCTACCATTCGGTGAAACAGCCAACGATGATCTCCTGACAGCGCCTCTTCATACTGCCACTCCATTTTCGAACTGCGCGGCTTGAGAATCCTAGAGGCCAGAGCTGGCTTTGATCGGCATGGACGGGAAAGGCTGGCGAGACAATCTGTTCGCGGAACGACTGGTGTATGTTGACAATCTGACGACGGGGCTGACCGCCGCGTCGTCATCAACACGCTCCCAGCGCTCGGACCTTTTATCCAGGCCAAGGCCCATCGCCATCGGCCCCTGAGCGAGGTGGAGCGCGCCAGCAACCCACGAAGGCGAAGGTCCGGGCCTAAAGTCGAGCACGTGTTCTTGATGATCAAACGGATCTTCGGGTGGGCCACAGTGCGCTACCTCTGTTTGTGGTGCAACTGCGGCTGGTGGCAGGGAACGCGAAGGCAGGTGTATGAGCGGAGGAGAATGGGTGGCCCGACCGCAAGCAACCCCGAAAAAGAGAATCCCTAGCTATGAATCGTCACTGTTTTCCGAGAGAGATCAAGCTCACCGCTGAGGGAAATCCATGCGTTGTAAATTCATCGCAATGGTCTGAACTGCGGGGGAGAGGATACCGGCAATTAGCTCATGTCCCGCCTTACTGGGATGCATTGTGTCCCAAAAAAGGAGACGCTTATCTCGCTGGTTGAAATTTTCGTCCAGATCTATCAGCGCAAGATCAAACCGCGCCGCAAGTCGACGCAACGAGTTGTTGTACGCGTTATGAAGACTGAGCAATCGCGGTACACTATAGGCCTCTGGGAAAAACGGAAAAAACACATGCTGTTTGCGAAGATCTTCAGCCGTCATATCCAGGAATAGAACGGTCGGCCTCGTCAGTAACAGTACGCTCACATTCCGTTCTTTTAGTAAAGCTATCATGGCTGACACATTTTCTTCATATGTGGCCGGGATAAATTGATCAAAGACATGGTACTCGGATGTGTCCCCTTTCAAGGCAGGAGCCGAAAGTAACGGTCGAATATGAAAGAACATGACCTTACTTAAACCCTTATAGAGATAACTGCGGTTTAGAACCCTGCCTAGCCAAGTCACCCGCCCGCTTGAAGAAATATTTTCAGGGTTCGTCTTCATCAAATCATTCCAACCGATATAAATAGTCACCAGGTCCGGCTGGTATTTAAGTATGTCATCCCGCAAACGGCCGAGCGCATACTCCGAATTATAGCCTTCAATTCCTGCATTGATAACTTCATACGATTGACTGGTAGAATTGAGCCGTTTCCCAAGATATGCGGCGTAGCTGATATCCCAATCTCCAAACGTGCATGAATCGCCTAGCGTAAATATTCTAAAAACGCCGGGAGCCTTCGGGTCAGCGAACTCAGGACCAACAAACCCTTTCGAGTTGACCCGAGCTATACGTCCATCCGGCAATACGGCTTGATAATTTGGAACGAGCTCCAGGCGGCCCTTTACGGAATTGTATTGTTCGTATACAGTCCTGAAATATAGGGCGTATACTCGAAGTCCCCCTTCCGCAAGGATAAGTATTAGCATGACAGGAAGCAGAGAAAATGAAATGACCTTCATCCATGAAAGCGATTTACCATTAACGAGAGATGACTGAGTAGCCATAGTTGCTATGCCGAGCTCCTATATCGATAGTGTGCCGCTGAGGTCCATGCCGGTCTTGAGCCGGACCACCATCTCGCTCACCGTCGGACCGACTCTTCAATCTCACATGGCCGTCGGCGAAAATTGGTCCTTCTTACGCAAGAAAAGCCGCTTTGCTCCACCTTCGATTTCGCCATGACCATGCTGCCCCTCTCAGGTATGGAGATGAGATCACGCAGCATTTGCGGGCACCGGCAAATGCTGCAGCTCGTCAATCCGCCCCATCAACGCGAGCGCCATCTCTGATACCGGCATCGGTTGGTAGTCCGTCGTCAAGCGTGCCACGCCAAGCAGTTGTCGGATGATAGGCAACTGATGAGGGCCCGTCGATCATCGCTTTGGACTCAGCACGCCGCCTTGATGAGCGACCCTTCTAAAACATCTTTCGCCAGTTGCCAGATTTTCGCGTGGATGGTTTTGAGCTTCGGGGCCTCCAACGGCAGTTTCGTTCCGCCAAACTCGTCCGTGGCCCATGCCATCAACGGCCGCTTCTATTCCGTGATCGGCGTGGAATGGGCACGGAATTGATCGGCTAACTCGGCCAGATTCTTGTGGCCTTTGACCGCCGCCAACAGCAGAAGCACCTTACAGGGATCCCCGTGATTACGTCTCGTCCTCTTCCTGCATGGCTGTTCAGCGTCGTCTGAACCTTCGATATCCGTGACGGCTAGCAGGAGACAGAAGGTGTTTTCCCGCAACTTGCTAAATGGCTCAACCGTTCTTTTACAACACTCGCTGCAAGCCGATGTCCTTCGGCCGTCCAATGCCCGTCATCAAGAAGATATAACTTTCGAGGATCTTCTTTTTCAGCACGCTGAAAATCATGAAGTAAATCAATAATCGCAATCTGTTCCTCTTGACCGATCGCTTTCATGCGCGATTGAGGCTGATCAATCGCAATCTGCTCAATTGATAACTGGTGCTCACTGAGAAAACCTTGAAGCCGCTCTTCAGAAACTTGAATCCAGAGCGGGATTAAAAACACCGCTACGTTCGCCCCTTGCTTCAGGCTCTCTACCTTCATCTTCCTGAATAAGTGTTGTGTCATATCCCACGCCTGCACCACTTCCGGCGTGGACTGTCTCTTAATCAGTGAAGCCACGTGAGAGGACAAGCGATTGCCCTCTTGCTGAACCCAGGAAAACCGCTTCACCCGAAGCAAAACCTGATAGAGGTGCGAATGCGACGCCAAAAACTCCTTCATTTGAAGAAAAGCAAAGTCTCCTATAGAAATTTCCGACCTAGGCTTTTCTTGAAGACGGCCGTCTGTAAACACATGAAACTCTTCGTCTTGATTATCCTGGACATCATTGTGAAGCGTCATGCCGACGAGGACAAGATCGGGGCGATATCGTAGACCTTCGCGCATAAGATACATGAGTTCATCATCGGTACCCCAACCGCTCACACTTGCGTTGATAACCTCTATCGAGCGGCCCGTCACACCCTCTACCTGACGCTCCAACAAACTCGCAAAGGCATCTTCAAACTTGACCTGATTCGCTTCCATGAACGAATCCCCGAGAAGGAGAATGCGGTAAACCCCCGGAGACTTTTCCAAACTATGATCATGATCTCGCATTCCTACTGAGTTCGTCGTAATCAGATGTCCGAACCTATGAGACCACTGGGTCATATTGGGAAGATGAAGCGTTAATCCATCACGTGTGTAGGTCCAATTGCCGAGTTCCTGGGGGTATATGATTCTGACAACTCCTTCCCCGGCGCACATCGCTATCAAAACGGAAGCCAAAAATAGGAGACCATTAATCAAGCCTCCCCTCCATGGTGACCGACCTACTCGGCCATCAGGATCGTCGTTATGATAGCCCACATTACCTCTCTACTACGCAACTCGCGTAAAGCATTTGCCTGCCGAAGAACGTGACCGGTCTATTTTGTGCCTGGCGCCCTAGTCGTCTATCAGCAAAAGCGCAGATCAGCTATATCGTCCCACGATAATCTGAGAGCGACACACATCTGATGAATTGCCAACCATCAAATGGTTCAAGATGAACTACCAGAAAACCGAGCTTCCGCATTATTTTAATTCACGAGTAGGTATTTGAACCATCCTCTCAAACACTAATCTAAAACCAGCAATCAACGCACTGTACAGCCACCAATAGCTGTAATATAAAGTGCTGATAAATGCGCTGCAGACCAAAAATGCAATGAGGGAAGCAGTCAATCCGTGCGCATAACAGTGAACAAGCTTCAGGATGGCTGGCGATGGAAGATGCGGATCGAGAAACTCTCCCATACGTATGACCGAAGATTCTCGATCCAGCATCGTCCGAACCCCTGCCTTAATTTGCGAAAGATCACGGAAGTTCTGCACGAGGAGGAGCCCAAAGATAATAACGCCGGCGATTCCGAGTTCAGCCAGAAGCTCAAAATATAATGAATGGGTAAACGCACTGCCACCCAGCGAATGTCCATACTTCTGGATAATCTCACTTGTCTCAAATTCCTGAATCCTCCAACGAAAGTTATTAGGCCCCACTCCCGTCAATGGGTAGCTCATGAACATATAAGTTGCAATACGCCATAAGTCTTTTCGATGGTCAGCTGTTCCTGTTTCCGTATCTGTAATCGTTCCTATTTCCTGCCAATACGTGGCGCCGGCCATTACCCCGACCACCACCGCCAACACGCCAATGCTGATCAGAGCGGCGATGCGGCGCCTGGAATAAAACACCATGTAACCGATGACGCATATGAAACCGATAAAGCCCCCCCGAGACGGATTTTCTGCTACGACAACCGCAAGCAACAAAATAGGAATCGGAGCGAGATAGAGAATCTTTTTTCGACGAGTTTCTGCCGCAAGATACGAGTACAAGAAAAAAGGAAGCCCCATGACCATGCAAGCCGTGACATAATTTTCATCCTGACCACCGTCTGCGGCTGCAGGCCCATAGCCTCTGTGAAACGAGGCCCATACTCCGATCACGACAAAGATCCCCATCAATGAATGCATTATGGCTTGAAATCTGGCGATTGAATTGATGAACTGCACAAGCGGCAAACACAGCCCCAAAAAGAGAACCGCCATTCCATAACTCGTCCATACAGTCGCAAAGGTGTTTTGAGCTATCGGGACATCAAGGACCATGACAGCGAGAAAACACAACATCAAAAGAAGCTGTCTCGGCATGCGCTTATCGGGTTGGAGCAACCAACTAACGAAGAGCACAGTGGAAAGAAGTTTCGGGAAATGCCAGACAAAGCTCGGACGGACAAGATCGAGCCATATATAGGAATGGATAAACCATGTTGCGATCGTCCCTTTCTCAGTCGTCTTGGGGACATTCGCGGACTTCTCCTGCCGGAATCGAGGCGACATATGCCTACCTATTGGCTTTTCCTGGTGCGGCTTAGAAGCGTCATTTGACCCGATAGACGGCATTACTAAAACCTACCTCGCATTAACCTGCACAATCTTCACTGGATCAATCCAAAAGGCGAATGGGTTCATGATGTCGGACGAGACCAGTGCGTGATGGTTGATCCAAATCGCCGTTCAAATTGAAAGAGAATCATGAGGGTGCATGAATCTTAACCGGCGATCTTCGATCGCAAAGCTATGGATTAGATTTTCCGACGCTGTTGTTCCCAAAGAATCAAATTGATCAAGGCCCATAATTTACTCTCATGATTGGCAGTCCCGGAAAGATGCTCGGAAATCAATTTTTCAATCTCGACATGTTCGAGATACCCAACAGTTTTAAGCGCATCCTTCGAAAGGACGTCACAGAGAAGTGACTTCAAATCAGTACGCAACCACAACGCCATCGGAACCGAAAATCCAAGCTTCTTACGGTCAAGGATGCTGGACGGCAATAGGCCCCGAAACGCCCGCTTAAACAGCGCTTTTTTTGACCATAGGGTGAGCTTGTGCCGCGCTGGAATTTGCGCCATCAATTCAATGAACGGATGATCGAGAAACGGCACCCGCACTTCCAATGAATGGAGCATACTTACTCGATCCGTCAGCATCAACAAATCACCAGGAAGATACAGTTGCATGTCACAAAGCAACAGATAGTGCAGTAAACTATCGGCGTCAGGAGAATGAAATATGGCTCCGACCATCTCATTCGAGGACTCCGGCTTGGCACCGGCATGAAAGTCAGGCGAGAGAATCCGTGCCCGTTCAGAAATGGAATGCGCCATAATGAAGGCGGCATAGCGCTCGACCTTTGGATTTGCCGCAGAAGAAAGAAATCGTTTAATACGGCTCATGCCCGGATGACCGGTTGGAGAGTCCGGCAATCGATGCACCCAATATTCCCCGAATAACCCTCGTGCAAGACTCGGAAGCTTTCGAAAGTACTCTGCCCACTGCATGCCCAAGTAGCGCTCATATCCTCCCCCTATCTCATCTCCTCCTAACCCCGATAAGGCCACAGTCACATGCTGCCTCGTCAGCTTGGTAATGTAGTAGTTAGGAATCGCAGAGGAGTCCGCAAATGGCTGATCGAAGCATGCAACCAGCGTTGGAAGAATACCTAGAATATCTGCGGATACAACAAACTCATGATGGTCTGTCCGATAGCGATCGGCGACTATTCGAGCGTATTGCCGCTCGTCCTGAAAGGCTCCTTTTCCCTCGTGTCCGATCGAAAACGTCGCCACAGGCTTCGGCGACTCCAAGGCCATCGCCGCGACGATCGCGCTCGAATCAATCCCGCCGGATAGAAATGCGCCTAATGGCACTTCGCTAATCAAGTGACTTTTTACGCTGTCACGAAACTGATGAAGCACGCGCTCCGTCCATTCACCAATCCGGACGTCAGTGCGGGAGTGGTACCTCAACGTCCAATAGCGGTGAATCGACGTTCGTCCACCCTTCTGTACGAGTACGTGAGCCGGAGGCAGTTCAAGCACATCTTGATAGATAGTCTCAGGCCCGGGGACATAGAGAAAAGCCAAATACCGCTCGATCGCGGCAGGATTAATTGTCTGCTGTAGCCAAGGAAGCCGAATCAGCGCTTTCAGCTCAGAAGCAAATGCCAACCGGCCGTCGATGAAGGTGTAATACAGCGGCTTGATGCCTACACGATCTCTGGCCAACAGAAGCTGCTCAGCCCTTTCATCCCAAAGCGCGTAAGCAAACATGCCGCGAAGCTTTGCGACACCATCCACCCCGTACTGCTCATAGAGATGAGCCAGCGTTTCCGAGTCGCTGTTCGTGTAAAATCGATGTCCGGCCCGTTCAAGATCTCGCCGCAGTTCGAGATGATTATAGATTTCTCCATTAAAAACAACACAGACGCTCTTGTCTTCGTTGTAGACCGGTTGATGACCGCCGGCCACATCAATAATGGAAAGGCGCCGCATCCCAAGTCCCATGTTTCCTCGGACATAGGTTCCGCTGTCGTCGGGACCACGATGGATGATTGAGTCATTCATGGCATCAATCCACGATGGATCCACGGTGCGGCCCTTCATATCGAGCATGCCGACAATGCCGCACATACGATTATCGTTCCCTTCCTTTAGCGACTTGGTCAAGCGCCTGGAATAACCGCAGCTCATCGACCGCCCAATTATACTTCTCGGCGATCGCAGCCTTCCCATTCCTCCCCATTTCTTCCCTCGTACTTGCCTGCTCCAACGTAAGAACGGCACGTGCGAACTGGTCGAAGTCTCTGTCCGGAAATACCAGTCCGCATCGCTCTTCCTCGACGATGCGTTCTGTCGGCTTTGCATTCGATACGATCACAGGTTTGCCCATCGACATATAATCAAATAATTTATTGGGAACGGTCGTGTTCCAACTCTCAGTAGCATGGTGGGGGACCAAACCAATGTCCGATTCCAGAATGACACGAATGGCAGAAACATAGTCGAGCCAGCCTAGGAATGTCACGTGTTCCAGTAAATGCAATTCGGCCGCAAGCCGCTTAAAATCATTCTCGTGCCGTCCCGTGCCTACGATGAGAAGCCGCGCGCCAGGAATCCGCTCGCGGATAATCGGCATAGCGCGAATAGCCGTTTCGATCCCACGTGGCCATTCCAATAACCCCAAATAAACAAGCACCAAACTGTTTGAATCTCTTATCACCACACCATCATGCGAACTCGGCGCTTCTTCCCATCGCGCAGACGTCGGGGTATTGATGACGAGTGAGATTTTTTCTGCGGGAACGCCGGCGCTCAGAAGGCGATCGCGGGATTCCTCAACCACCACGATAATATGGTCACACCACCGAAGACTGAGGTATTCGACCAGACGAATGATATGCGGATTTCTCACCACCAGATTAAGAATTGAGAACCCACCTCGATCCCATAGATCTT
Protein-coding regions in this window:
- a CDS encoding SGNH/GDSL hydrolase family protein; translation: MATQSSLVNGKSLSWMKVISFSLLPVMLILILAEGGLRVYALYFRTVYEQYNSVKGRLELVPNYQAVLPDGRIARVNSKGFVGPEFADPKAPGVFRIFTLGDSCTFGDWDISYAAYLGKRLNSTSQSYEVINAGIEGYNSEYALGRLRDDILKYQPDLVTIYIGWNDLMKTNPENISSSGRVTWLGRVLNRSYLYKGLSKVMFFHIRPLLSAPALKGDTSEYHVFDQFIPATYEENVSAMIALLKERNVSVLLLTRPTVLFLDMTAEDLRKQHVFFPFFPEAYSVPRLLSLHNAYNNSLRRLAARFDLALIDLDENFNQRDKRLLFWDTMHPSKAGHELIAGILSPAVQTIAMNLQRMDFPQR
- a CDS encoding alginate O-acetyltransferase AlgX-related protein; this translates as MEANQVKFEDAFASLLERQVEGVTGRSIEVINASVSGWGTDDELMYLMREGLRYRPDLVLVGMTLHNDVQDNQDEEFHVFTDGRLQEKPRSEISIGDFAFLQMKEFLASHSHLYQVLLRVKRFSWVQQEGNRLSSHVASLIKRQSTPEVVQAWDMTQHLFRKMKVESLKQGANVAVFLIPLWIQVSEERLQGFLSEHQLSIEQIAIDQPQSRMKAIGQEEQIAIIDLLHDFQRAEKEDPRKLYLLDDGHWTAEGHRLAASVVKERLSHLASCGKTPSVSC
- a CDS encoding O-antigen ligase family protein; this translates as MSPRFRQEKSANVPKTTEKGTIATWFIHSYIWLDLVRPSFVWHFPKLLSTVLFVSWLLQPDKRMPRQLLLMLCFLAVMVLDVPIAQNTFATVWTSYGMAVLFLGLCLPLVQFINSIARFQAIMHSLMGIFVVIGVWASFHRGYGPAAADGGQDENYVTACMVMGLPFFLYSYLAAETRRKKILYLAPIPILLLAVVVAENPSRGGFIGFICVIGYMVFYSRRRIAALISIGVLAVVVGVMAGATYWQEIGTITDTETGTADHRKDLWRIATYMFMSYPLTGVGPNNFRWRIQEFETSEIIQKYGHSLGGSAFTHSLYFELLAELGIAGVIIFGLLLVQNFRDLSQIKAGVRTMLDRESSVIRMGEFLDPHLPSPAILKLVHCYAHGLTASLIAFLVCSAFISTLYYSYWWLYSALIAGFRLVFERMVQIPTRELK
- the asnB gene encoding asparagine synthase (glutamine-hydrolyzing) codes for the protein MGRLRSPRSIIGRSMSCGYSRRLTKSLKEGNDNRMCGIVGMLDMKGRTVDPSWIDAMNDSIIHRGPDDSGTYVRGNMGLGMRRLSIIDVAGGHQPVYNEDKSVCVVFNGEIYNHLELRRDLERAGHRFYTNSDSETLAHLYEQYGVDGVAKLRGMFAYALWDERAEQLLLARDRVGIKPLYYTFIDGRLAFASELKALIRLPWLQQTINPAAIERYLAFLYVPGPETIYQDVLELPPAHVLVQKGGRTSIHRYWTLRYHSRTDVRIGEWTERVLHQFRDSVKSHLISEVPLGAFLSGGIDSSAIVAAMALESPKPVATFSIGHEGKGAFQDERQYARIVADRYRTDHHEFVVSADILGILPTLVACFDQPFADSSAIPNYYITKLTRQHVTVALSGLGGDEIGGGYERYLGMQWAEYFRKLPSLARGLFGEYWVHRLPDSPTGHPGMSRIKRFLSSAANPKVERYAAFIMAHSISERARILSPDFHAGAKPESSNEMVGAIFHSPDADSLLHYLLLCDMQLYLPGDLLMLTDRVSMLHSLEVRVPFLDHPFIELMAQIPARHKLTLWSKKALFKRAFRGLLPSSILDRKKLGFSVPMALWLRTDLKSLLCDVLSKDALKTVGYLEHVEIEKLISEHLSGTANHESKLWALINLILWEQQRRKI
- a CDS encoding glycosyltransferase family 4 protein — translated: MIVCHIWDADYPWDVRVEKVCDSLAKKHVVHLVCRNSKRRQSYEQTKHLHIHRLPALSSSWGRLNNLIGFPAFCNPLWIYHIWRTVRKVKADVIIVRDLPLALTAIGSGRLLGIPVVVDMAENYPAMIQDLWDRGGFSILNLVVRNPHIIRLVEYLSLRWCDHIIVVVEESRDRLLSAGVPAEKISLVINTPTSARWEEAPSSHDGVVIRDSNSLVLVYLGLLEWPRGIETAIRAMPIIRERIPGARLLIVGTGRHENDFKRLAAELHLLEHVTFLGWLDYVSAIRVILESDIGLVPHHATESWNTTVPNKLFDYMSMGKPVIVSNAKPTERIVEEERCGLVFPDRDFDQFARAVLTLEQASTREEMGRNGKAAIAEKYNWAVDELRLFQALDQVAKGRER